In the Phaeobacter gallaeciensis genome, one interval contains:
- the rplR gene encoding 50S ribosomal protein L18, whose translation MANSKRTLFLKRRLRVRNKLRKVNAGRVRLSVHRSNKNISVQLIDDVQGKTLAAASTLEKDLGFVGKNNVEAATKVGSVIAERAKAAGVSEAYFDRGGFLFHGKVKALADAAREGGLKI comes from the coding sequence ATGGCAAACAGCAAACGTACCCTGTTTCTGAAGCGTCGCCTGCGCGTCCGGAACAAACTTCGCAAGGTCAACGCAGGCCGTGTACGCCTGTCCGTGCACCGCTCGAACAAGAACATCTCGGTTCAGCTGATCGACGATGTGCAGGGCAAGACCCTGGCAGCGGCCTCGACCCTGGAAAAAGATCTCGGCTTCGTTGGCAAGAACAACGTCGAAGCAGCCACCAAAGTGGGTTCGGTTATCGCCGAGCGCGCCAAGGCGGCAGGCGTCTCCGAGGCCTATTTCGATCGTGGCGGCTTCCTGTTCCACGGCAAGGTGAAGGCTCTGGCCGACGCTGCGCGTGAAGGTGGTCTGAAGATCTAA
- the rplF gene encoding 50S ribosomal protein L6, whose protein sequence is MSRIGKKPVALPSGVSASVSGQTVEVKGPKGTRSFTATDDVTLSVDDNVVMVEPRGKSKRARQQWGMSRTMVANLVTGVTTGFKKELEIQGVGYRAQVQGNTLKLNLGYSHDVDFVAPEGITITAPKQTEIVVEGNDQQQVGEVAAKIREWRRPEPYKGKGIRYKGEFIFRKEGKKK, encoded by the coding sequence ATGTCCCGTATTGGTAAAAAACCGGTCGCACTGCCCAGCGGCGTTTCCGCTTCGGTATCCGGCCAGACCGTAGAAGTGAAAGGCCCGAAAGGGACCCGTAGCTTCACCGCCACCGACGACGTCACCCTGTCCGTTGACGACAACGTTGTAATGGTCGAGCCGCGCGGCAAGTCCAAACGTGCCCGTCAGCAGTGGGGCATGTCCCGCACCATGGTCGCGAACCTCGTGACCGGCGTGACCACCGGCTTCAAAAAAGAGCTGGAGATCCAGGGTGTGGGTTACCGGGCGCAGGTTCAGGGCAACACCCTGAAACTGAACCTCGGCTACAGCCACGACGTCGACTTCGTTGCTCCGGAAGGTATCACCATTACCGCACCGAAGCAGACCGAAATCGTTGTGGAAGGTAACGACCAGCAGCAGGTGGGCGAAGTCGCGGCGAAAATCCGCGAATGGCGCCGTCCCGAGCCCTACAAAGGCAAAGGCATCCGCTACAAGGGTGAGTTTATCTTCCGCAAGGAAGGCAAGAAGAAGTAA
- the rpsH gene encoding 30S ribosomal protein S8: MNDPIGDMLTRIRNSQLRGKSTVLTPASKLRAWVLDVLADEGYIRGYEKTTGENGHPAIEISLKYFDGEPVIRELKRVSKPGRRVYMGVNDIPSVRQGLGVSIVSTPKGVMSDANARAANVGGEVLCTVF, from the coding sequence ATGAACGATCCTATCGGCGATATGCTCACCCGTATCCGTAACTCTCAGCTGCGCGGTAAATCCACCGTCCTGACCCCGGCTTCCAAGCTGCGGGCATGGGTTCTGGATGTGCTGGCGGACGAGGGCTACATCCGCGGCTATGAGAAGACCACTGGTGAAAATGGCCACCCGGCTATTGAAATCAGCCTGAAATACTTCGATGGCGAACCTGTCATTCGTGAACTGAAGCGGGTTTCCAAACCCGGTCGTCGCGTTTACATGGGCGTCAATGACATCCCGTCGGTCCGTCAGGGCCTGGGCGTGTCGATTGTCTCCACCCCCAAGGGTGTGATGTCGGACGCAAACGCACGCGCAGCCAACGTCGGCGGCGAAGTGCTCTGCACCGTCTTCTAA
- the rpsN gene encoding 30S ribosomal protein S14 yields the protein MAKKSMIEREKKRERLVAQYAAKRAELKEIANDENRPMEERFKARLKLAKLPRNSSATRLHNRCQLTGRPHAYYRKLKISRIALRELGSNGQIPGMVKSSW from the coding sequence ATGGCTAAGAAAAGCATGATCGAACGCGAAAAGAAGCGCGAGCGCCTGGTGGCACAATATGCCGCAAAGCGCGCCGAGCTGAAAGAAATCGCGAATGACGAAAACCGCCCGATGGAAGAGCGTTTCAAAGCGCGTCTGAAACTGGCGAAACTGCCGCGCAACTCGTCGGCAACTCGTCTGCACAATCGCTGCCAGCTGACCGGCCGTCCTCACGCTTACTATCGTAAGCTGAAGATCAGCCGTATCGCTCTGCGGGAACTGGGCTCGAACGGCCAGATCCCCGGCATGGTGAAATCGAGCTGGTAA
- the rplE gene encoding 50S ribosomal protein L5 has product MLDSANYTPRLKDLYKDTIRGALKEEFGYKNEMMIPKLDKIVLNIGCGRAAVKDSKKAKSAQADLTAIAGQKALTTVAKNSIAGFRVREGMPMGAKVTLRGERMYEFLDRLITIAMPRIRDFRGVSGNSFDGRGNYAMGLKEHMVFPEIDFDKIDEPWGMDIVIATTAKTDAEAKALLKAFNMPFNS; this is encoded by the coding sequence ATGCTTGATTCCGCTAACTACACCCCGCGTCTGAAGGATCTCTACAAGGACACCATCCGTGGCGCCCTGAAAGAGGAATTCGGCTACAAGAACGAGATGATGATCCCCAAGCTGGACAAGATCGTTCTGAACATCGGCTGTGGTCGTGCTGCCGTCAAAGACAGCAAGAAAGCCAAGTCGGCCCAGGCTGACCTGACCGCAATCGCGGGCCAGAAAGCTCTGACCACTGTGGCCAAGAACTCCATCGCCGGCTTCCGCGTTCGCGAAGGCATGCCGATGGGCGCCAAGGTGACCCTGCGCGGCGAACGGATGTACGAATTCCTGGACCGCCTGATCACCATCGCAATGCCTCGTATCCGTGACTTCCGCGGCGTATCGGGTAACTCGTTCGACGGTCGTGGCAACTACGCCATGGGCCTGAAAGAGCACATGGTGTTCCCGGAAATCGATTTCGATAAGATCGATGAGCCCTGGGGCATGGACATTGTGATTGCCACCACCGCGAAAACCGACGCGGAAGCAAAGGCGCTGTTGAAAGCTTTCAACATGCCCTTCAACAGCTAA
- the rplX gene encoding 50S ribosomal protein L24 has protein sequence MAAKLRKGDKVVVLAGKDKGKEGTIASVDPKAGKAVVDGVNMAIRHTRQSQTAQGGRLPKALPIDLSNLALLDANGKATRVGFRMEGDKKVRFAKTTGDVIDA, from the coding sequence ATGGCTGCTAAACTCCGCAAAGGCGACAAGGTCGTCGTGCTGGCCGGTAAGGACAAGGGCAAGGAAGGCACCATCGCCTCCGTTGACCCCAAAGCCGGTAAAGCCGTTGTTGACGGCGTGAACATGGCGATCCGTCACACCCGTCAGTCCCAGACTGCACAGGGCGGCCGCCTGCCCAAGGCTCTGCCGATCGACCTGTCGAACCTGGCTCTGCTGGACGCAAACGGCAAAGCAACCCGCGTTGGCTTCCGCATGGAAGGCGACAAGAAAGTGCGTTTTGCCAAGACCACGGGGGACGTGATCGATGCTTGA
- the rplN gene encoding 50S ribosomal protein L14 gives MIQMQTNLDVADNSGARRVQCIKVLGGSKRKYASVGDIIVVSVKEAIPRGRVKKGDVRKAVVVRTAKEVRREDGTAIRFDRNAAVILNNNNEPVGTRIFGPVVRELRAKNFMKIISLAPEVL, from the coding sequence ATGATCCAGATGCAAACAAATCTGGATGTTGCTGACAACTCCGGCGCTCGCCGAGTTCAGTGCATCAAGGTTCTGGGTGGTTCCAAGCGTAAATACGCATCCGTTGGCGACATCATCGTCGTCTCGGTCAAGGAAGCCATCCCGCGCGGTCGCGTAAAGAAAGGTGACGTCCGTAAGGCCGTCGTCGTACGTACCGCCAAAGAAGTCCGCCGCGAAGACGGTACCGCGATCCGTTTCGATCGCAACGCTGCCGTTATCCTGAACAACAACAACGAGCCGGTCGGTACCCGTATCTTTGGCCCGGTTGTTCGTGAGCTGCGCGCGAAGAACTTCATGAAAATCATCTCGCTTGCTCCGGAGGTGCTGTAA
- the rpsQ gene encoding 30S ribosomal protein S17 — protein MPKRILQGVVTSDANAQTVTVSVERRFTHPVLKKTIRKSKKYRAHDEKNAFKVGDTVRIIECAPKSKTKRWEVLEA, from the coding sequence ATGCCCAAACGTATCCTGCAAGGCGTTGTGACCAGCGACGCAAACGCACAAACCGTTACCGTTTCCGTCGAGCGCCGCTTTACGCATCCGGTTCTGAAGAAAACCATCCGTAAGTCCAAGAAGTATCGGGCTCACGATGAAAAGAACGCTTTCAAGGTCGGCGACACCGTACGCATCATCGAATGCGCGCCGAAATCGAAAACGAAACGCTGGGAAGTTCTGGAAGCCTAA